A single genomic interval of Terriglobales bacterium harbors:
- the coxB gene encoding cytochrome c oxidase subunit II — MFQNIPLWPERASSMAGRVDAFFIFMLVVTGCAAIGVFVLIFVFAIQYRQRPGGKATQIEGSHALEATWSILPLGAFMLMFLWGATIYVAESKPPANAMEIYTVAKQWMWKFEHPEGVREIDQLHVPVGRDIRLTMVSQDVIHSFYVPAFRVKQDVLPGRYTTAWFRAIKPGTYHLFCAEYCGTSHSAMIGDIVVMDPAEFEQWLGGGPAQGTMAQRGQQLFASLGCATCHRLDTQGRGPNLQGVYGKAVLLDDGRTVLADDNYVRESILSPGAKVVAGFKPIMPTFQGIVSEEQLLSLVAYVKSLGKAGPGMPATTQPTAQLPGPGPNPGAKLPPDVNPRPGTKKVQ, encoded by the coding sequence ATGTTCCAGAACATTCCGCTGTGGCCGGAACGCGCTTCCTCCATGGCCGGACGTGTCGATGCCTTCTTCATCTTCATGCTGGTGGTGACGGGCTGCGCCGCTATCGGGGTCTTCGTCCTGATCTTCGTCTTTGCCATTCAGTATCGGCAGAGGCCCGGTGGCAAGGCGACGCAGATTGAAGGTTCACACGCGCTCGAAGCTACCTGGTCGATCCTCCCTCTGGGCGCTTTCATGCTGATGTTCCTCTGGGGAGCCACGATCTACGTCGCTGAATCCAAGCCTCCAGCCAACGCCATGGAGATCTACACCGTGGCCAAACAATGGATGTGGAAGTTCGAGCACCCGGAAGGCGTGCGTGAAATCGATCAGTTGCACGTCCCCGTGGGCCGCGACATCCGCCTCACCATGGTTTCCCAGGACGTGATCCACAGCTTCTACGTTCCGGCCTTTCGCGTTAAGCAGGACGTCCTGCCCGGGCGTTACACCACCGCCTGGTTCCGTGCCATCAAGCCCGGAACCTATCACCTATTCTGTGCTGAGTATTGCGGAACCTCGCACTCCGCGATGATTGGCGACATCGTGGTCATGGATCCGGCCGAGTTCGAGCAGTGGCTGGGAGGCGGACCGGCGCAAGGCACCATGGCCCAGAGAGGGCAGCAACTGTTTGCCTCGCTGGGATGCGCTACCTGCCACCGGTTGGACACTCAGGGTCGCGGTCCCAACCTGCAGGGCGTCTACGGCAAGGCCGTGCTGCTTGACGACGGTCGCACCGTCCTCGCCGACGACAACTATGTTCGCGAGTCCATCCTCTCTCCCGGCGCCAAAGTTGTCGCCGGCTTTAAGCCCATCATGCCGACCTTCCAGGGAATTGTTAGTGAGGAGCAACTTCTTTCGTTAGTTGCATACGTCAAGTCACTAGGTAAGGCCGGGCCCGGGATGCCGGCAACTACTCAACCCACTGCCCAGCTGCCCGGACCAGGCCCGAATCCCGGCGCGAAGCTGCCTCCGGATGTGAATCCCCGTCCTGGAACAAAGAAGGTGCAATAA
- a CDS encoding cytochrome c oxidase subunit 3 family protein, translating to MADSPAVAPEHVIAEEALRHHFANMEQQRESSTLGMWVFLVTEIMFFGGLFAAYMIYRHLYPGAWATGSEHMSFWLGTINTTILLISSLLVALSVHAIQLGESKITALLLLFTVLLGTAFLGIKAVEYHAHYVEGAVPGHWWHLHDVADPEHVQMFFILYFIMTGLHALHVTIGLGLLAFVAYKAYKGGYTPEYHNPVEVSGLYWHFVDLVWIFLYPMLYLVARTHTG from the coding sequence TTGGCCGATAGTCCCGCCGTGGCTCCCGAGCATGTCATCGCTGAGGAAGCGCTCCGCCACCATTTCGCCAACATGGAGCAGCAGCGGGAATCCTCCACCCTGGGCATGTGGGTTTTCCTGGTGACTGAAATCATGTTTTTTGGCGGCCTGTTTGCCGCTTACATGATCTACCGCCATCTCTATCCCGGCGCGTGGGCTACGGGGAGCGAGCACATGAGCTTTTGGCTGGGGACCATCAATACCACCATCCTGTTGATCAGCAGCCTGCTGGTGGCTCTCTCGGTCCATGCGATTCAACTCGGCGAATCCAAGATAACCGCGCTGCTGCTGTTATTTACCGTTCTTCTGGGCACAGCTTTCTTGGGGATCAAGGCGGTGGAATATCACGCGCATTACGTGGAAGGCGCAGTTCCCGGCCACTGGTGGCATCTTCACGATGTCGCCGATCCCGAGCACGTGCAGATGTTCTTCATTCTCTACTTCATCATGACGGGCTTGCACGCCCTGCACGTCACCATCGGGCTGGGTTTGTTAGCTTTTGTCGCGTATAAGGCATACAAAGGAGGCTATACGCCGGAGTATCACAATCCGGTCGAGGTCTCCGGCCTGTACTGGCACTTTGTTGATTTGGTCTGGATTTTCCTCTATCCCATGCTGTACCTGGTCGCCCGTACCCACACGGGGTAG
- a CDS encoding zinc ribbon domain-containing protein, with protein sequence MAFCTSCGAPMDATATACARCGARATPVAAPPSPAAVQRPPARGGALKLVLIILAVALGFGVIGIGAATYIAVKFARHSRIEEREGRTNIQTPLGSVQTSKDPAEIASRLGVPIYPGAKVADEGAMVNMAGAHVASGVFTSDDDPQKVFDFYRERYPQANVKRENAGTGEIVLTSGHKVLTIKVQAQGSGSRIEIANVGGIPTDAQHSDEKREPY encoded by the coding sequence ATGGCCTTCTGTACCTCCTGTGGCGCTCCCATGGACGCAACTGCAACCGCCTGTGCCAGGTGCGGTGCCCGCGCGACTCCTGTGGCCGCTCCGCCCAGTCCCGCCGCGGTCCAACGCCCGCCGGCTCGCGGGGGCGCTCTGAAGCTGGTGCTTATCATTCTGGCAGTCGCTCTCGGGTTCGGAGTGATCGGCATCGGAGCCGCAACCTACATCGCCGTCAAATTCGCACGCCACAGCCGCATCGAAGAGAGAGAAGGCCGCACTAACATTCAGACGCCCCTCGGCAGCGTCCAGACCTCCAAGGACCCGGCAGAGATCGCCTCGCGTCTGGGAGTGCCTATCTATCCCGGGGCCAAGGTCGCGGATGAGGGAGCCATGGTGAATATGGCCGGAGCGCACGTAGCCAGCGGTGTCTTCACCAGCGATGACGACCCGCAAAAAGTTTTCGACTTCTACCGCGAGCGCTATCCTCAGGCGAATGTGAAACGAGAGAATGCAGGAACCGGAGAAATTGTCCTCACTTCCGGACACAAGGTTTTAACGATCAAAGTCCAAGCCCAGGGCAGCGGTTCGCGCATTGAAATCGCCAACGTGGGCGGAATTCCTACGGACGCCCAGCATTCCGACGAAAAACGGGAACCCTACTAG
- a CDS encoding cytochrome C oxidase subunit IV family protein, giving the protein MSEHIVPKKTYFVVGASLIVLMIITAILSRVPMPGELNTLIALTIAGIKALLVLLFFMHLKYETPRLNAFVLFAGLFWLLLLLGLSMTDYPFRAVFGAPGH; this is encoded by the coding sequence ATGTCTGAACATATAGTGCCGAAGAAAACCTACTTCGTGGTCGGTGCGTCGCTCATCGTTTTGATGATTATCACCGCTATCCTTTCGCGCGTGCCCATGCCGGGAGAACTCAATACCCTGATCGCTCTCACAATCGCCGGAATCAAAGCTCTGCTCGTGCTCCTCTTTTTCATGCACCTCAAGTATGAGACGCCGCGCCTCAATGCCTTCGTGCTGTTCGCCGGGCTGTTCTGGCTGCTCCTGCTGTTGGGACTCAGCATGACCGACTATCCCTTCCGCGCCGTCTTCGGCGCCCCCGGCCACTGA
- a CDS encoding cbb3-type cytochrome c oxidase subunit I, which translates to MAANEAPERENYLTTSYGVRSWLLTTDHKRIAILYLISITLMFFIGGFFATLIRLELLTPPGDLMTSDTYNKMFSMHGIVMIFFFLIPSIPAVLGNFFIPMMLGAKDLAFPRINLLSWYIYTISAFMILYVILTGGVDTGWTFYTPFSTTFSNTHVLLAGLAVFVNGFSSILTGLNFIVTTHRMRAPGLTWGRMQLFVWSLYATSVIQVLGTPVLAITLVLVALERGFHIGIFNPAVGGDPVLFQHLFWFYSHPAVYIMILPSMGVISEVVTCFSRKRVFGYTFVALSSISIAVFGFLVWAHHMFVAGMSLYAALVFSLLSYFVAVPSAVKVFNWTATMYKGQVSYHTPMLYAFGFIGLFTMGGLTGLFLAALGIDVHVTDTYFVVAHFHFIMVGGAVMGYLAGIHYWWPKMTGRMYPEIWGKIAAAIVFFGFVLTFLPQFVLGYVGMPRRYHAYAPEFQVLNVLSTAGASILALGYLMPLIYLFWSLRYGEEAGPNPWASAGLEWKTESPPPTFNFEQTPVVTWEAYNYEELPQEVPVGR; encoded by the coding sequence ATGGCCGCCAATGAAGCTCCGGAACGCGAAAATTACTTGACCACCAGCTATGGCGTCCGGTCCTGGCTGTTGACCACGGACCACAAACGCATTGCCATCCTCTACCTCATCTCGATCACCCTCATGTTCTTCATCGGTGGTTTCTTTGCCACCCTGATTCGCCTCGAGTTGCTGACCCCTCCCGGTGATCTGATGACCTCGGACACCTACAACAAGATGTTCAGCATGCACGGGATCGTGATGATCTTCTTCTTCCTGATTCCATCGATTCCCGCTGTGCTGGGGAACTTCTTTATCCCCATGATGCTGGGCGCCAAGGACCTTGCATTTCCCCGGATTAATCTCCTGAGCTGGTACATCTACACCATTTCTGCCTTCATGATCCTCTACGTCATCCTCACGGGTGGCGTCGATACCGGCTGGACCTTCTACACTCCCTTCAGCACTACTTTTTCGAATACCCATGTTCTCCTCGCTGGCCTGGCCGTATTCGTCAATGGCTTTTCCTCCATCCTGACGGGACTCAATTTCATCGTGACTACGCACCGCATGCGCGCACCCGGGCTGACCTGGGGACGCATGCAACTTTTCGTCTGGAGCTTGTATGCAACCTCGGTGATCCAGGTGCTTGGCACCCCGGTGCTGGCGATCACACTGGTGCTGGTGGCGCTGGAACGCGGTTTTCATATTGGCATTTTCAATCCCGCGGTCGGCGGTGATCCGGTGCTGTTCCAGCACCTGTTCTGGTTTTACTCGCACCCCGCCGTTTACATCATGATCCTGCCCAGCATGGGGGTAATTTCGGAAGTAGTGACCTGCTTCTCGCGCAAGCGTGTTTTTGGCTACACCTTTGTTGCACTCTCCTCGATCTCCATTGCGGTCTTTGGCTTCCTGGTGTGGGCGCATCACATGTTCGTGGCCGGCATGTCCCTGTACGCGGCGCTGGTCTTCTCATTACTGAGTTACTTCGTCGCTGTCCCCTCCGCGGTCAAGGTCTTCAACTGGACCGCCACCATGTACAAAGGCCAGGTCTCTTACCACACGCCTATGCTCTACGCCTTCGGCTTCATTGGACTGTTCACCATGGGCGGCCTGACCGGACTTTTTCTCGCTGCGCTCGGTATAGACGTCCATGTAACCGACACTTACTTCGTTGTGGCGCACTTCCACTTCATCATGGTAGGTGGCGCCGTGATGGGCTATTTGGCGGGCATCCATTATTGGTGGCCAAAGATGACGGGACGGATGTATCCGGAAATCTGGGGGAAGATTGCGGCTGCGATCGTCTTCTTCGGATTTGTGCTCACGTTCCTGCCGCAATTCGTGCTGGGTTACGTCGGAATGCCTCGCCGCTATCACGCTTACGCGCCGGAATTTCAGGTACTGAACGTGCTCTCTACTGCCGGCGCATCCATTCTCGCGCTTGGCTACCTGATGCCGCTGATTTATCTCTTCTGGTCGCTTCGCTATGGCGAAGAGGCAGGTCCCAATCCCTGGGCTTCCGCCGGGCTGGAGTGGAAGACGGAATCTCCGCCTCCGACTTTCAATTTCGAGCAGACCCCGGTTGTGACCTGGGAAGCCTATAACTACGAGGAGTTGCCGCAGGAGGTGCCGGTTGGCCGATAG